A genomic window from Gossypium hirsutum isolate 1008001.06 chromosome D10, Gossypium_hirsutum_v2.1, whole genome shotgun sequence includes:
- the LOC107935341 gene encoding uncharacterized protein has product MAKGRRLTTSRSERFLGSYSYGHSHGDAVTGESELGEEDVWSMVDDVTDRDDRREWSPRAESESNETANFDVRGGRRRIPRGDAGHVGGLSLAFDDSSSAKPRIVHQYRGHENVAAATEDSPRGRNMATSAPLNVPDWSKIYRSDSVEESMHDSDDDDDGESDMMPPHEYLARKKSDGASVFEGVGRTLKGRDMRRVRDAVWNQTGFYG; this is encoded by the coding sequence ATGGCGAAGGGACGGCGGTTGACCACCAGCAGAAGCGAACGGTTTCTAGGAAGTTACAGTTACGGTCACAGTCATGGGGATGCCGTCACAGGCGAATCGGAACTTGGGGAAGAAGATGTATGGTCGATGGTTGATGACGTCACAGACCGAGATGACCGGAGAGAGTGGAGTCCACGCGCTGAGTCCGAGAGTAACGAAACCGCTAACTTCGACGTGAGAGGCGGCCGTCGTCGGATCCCGCGAGGTGACGCTGGTCACGTTGGCGGGCTTTCCTTGGCTTTCGATGATTCTTCATCGGCGAAACCTAGGATCGTACACCAGTACCGTGGCCACGAAAACGTGGCGGCGGCGACGGAGGATTCGCCACGTGGACGGAATATGGCCACGTCAGCGCCGTTGAACGTGCCTGACTGGAGTAAGATTTATAGGTCCGACTCGGTGGAGGAGTCGATGCATGACtcggatgatgatgatgatggtgagtCGGATATGATGCCGCCACACGAGTACTTGGCGCGTAAGAAATCGGATGGGGCTTCGGTTTTTGAAGGTGTGGGTCGGACCCTCAAAGGCCGGGATATGAGACGGGTCAGGGATGCAGTATGGAACCAAACCGGGTTCTATGGTTAA
- the LOC107935345 gene encoding uncharacterized protein, translating to MNSIGGTHPSATARRKTRRRRRRGGAPSTPLQYWTFHNNSGKNKHAWFSSVPGAGDESKFSGGGHVVELSARKLAAGLWWLRSLRYGIGGGFSTRRRSSDRSHFGPSVSRVNTMLSRNQSSKEHREHQLRRSESTGFGPKQGTLHKHSKSLKEGASRCSKASIEAYYFASHMRLLEDQVKTVSFVSSLQAELVQARLYIHDLEYEVQSSRNRVKYLARKLGVERRSQENKEHEKIFALIDDLKVQLSRERKKLQKMDVINSQLVNELAEAKLSAMQSVQKHEDERRTRKLLEEVCHELARKIGESEAEVEAMRIEMMENREEVEEERNMLQVAEVLREERVQMKLFDAKLALESKYSQLNKLITVLETFLRSRSTSLDIRELKKAELIEQAVKAVSIQDMEEFSYEPLGSCDIFSIFEELQQVEVCKREIETWFNYSLTGDISDYHPVSPQENYHDNDHVPKCSSGFVDYNSDNEEDTKGHEGVNHVENQDWVEESGDSIVTIGACRSAPRCEIEWDETATGVSPNTETNEACLISAGHPKRNSSSAKLQASCASSSGSYKAITDEGNGQLSSRIISSPGAYLSKGKSIKVGLKHQKPMEQYGSMDIVNPHVVRGMKGFIERARGYENNTLKAKLSESSTESKKPQLRRHNTNQ from the exons ATGAACTCAATTGGCGGGACCCACCCTTCAGCCACCGCTCGCCGCAAAACCCGGCGTCGACGGAGGCGCGGAGGAGCCCCATCAACCCCTCTCCAGTACTGGACTTTCCATAACAACAGCGGAAAGAATAAACATGCATGGTTCTCCTCAGTCCCCGGAGCCGGAGATGAATCCAAATTTTCCGGTGGCGGACACGTGGTGGAGCTATCGGCGAGGAAACTAGCTGCTGGACTCTGGTGGTTGCGTTCGTTGCGCTACGGAATCGGTGGTGGTTTCAGCACTAGACGTAGATCCTCTGATCGGTCACACTTTGGA CCTAGCGTGTCACGCGTAAATACAATGCTTTCTCGGAATCAGTCTAGCAAAGAACATCGTGAACATCAGTTACGGAGGAGCGAATCCACTGGCTTTGGTCCAAAGCAGGGAACCCTTCATAAA CATTCAAAGTCTTTAAAAGAGGGAGCAAGTAGATGCTCGAAAGCATCCATTGAAGCGTATTATTTTGCAAGTCACATGAGGCTTCTTGAAGATCAAGTCAAAACTGTGTCTTTTGTGTCTTCTCTGCAAGCAGAACTAGTGCAAGCTCGATTATACATTCACGATCTTGAATATGAAGTGCAGTCTTCTAGGAATAGAGTCAAGTACCTAGCGAGGAAGCTTGGAGTGGAAAGAAGGTCACAGGAAAATAAAGAACATGAAAAGATTTTTGCACTTATTGATGATTTGAAGGTCCAATTGAGCAGGGAAAGAAAAAAGCTACAAAAAATGGACGTTATTAATTCTCAATTAGTAAATGAGCTTGCTGAAGCCAAATTATCAGCAATGCAATCGGTTCAAAAACACGAGGACGAGAGAAGAACGAGAAAGCTCTTAGAGGAAGTATGTCATGAGCTAGCTAGGAAGATTGGAGAATCTGAAGCTGAAGTTGAAGCCATGAGAATAGAGATGATGGAAAATCGAGAAGaggttgaagaagaaagaaatatgttACAGGTTGCCGAGGTTTTGCGTGAAGAACGTGTCCAAATGAAGTTGTTTGATGCTAAGTTAGCTCTTGAAAGTAAGTACTCTCAGTTGAACAAGTTGATAACCGTCCTTGAAACTTTTCTTAGGTCAAGAAGCACAAGCTTAGATATTAGAGAGTTAAAAAAAGCTGAACTTATCGAACAAGCGGTAAAAGCAGTTAGTATTCAAGATATGGAAGAATTTTCTTATGAGCCGTTGGGATCGTGTGATATATTCTCAATCTTTGAAGAATTACAGCAAGTTGAAGTTTGTAAAAGGGAAATCGAGACATGGTTCAATTACTCTTTGACTGGTGATATTTCTGATTACCACCCTGTGAGTCCTCAGGAAAATTATCATGATAATGACCATGTCCCGAAATGTTCAAGTGGTTTTGTTGATTACAACAGTGACAATGAAGAAGATACTAAAGGCCATGAAGGAGTTAATCATGTCGAGAATCAGGACTGGGTTGAGGAGAGTGGAGACTCTATTGTCACGATTGGTGCATGCAGAAGCGCTCCAAGGTGTGAAATAGAATGGGATGAAACTGCTACTGGAGTATCTCCGAACACAGAAACTAATGAAGCCTGCTTGATATCTGCAGGACACCCAAAGCGGAATTCATCTTCTGCTAAGCTTCAGGCATCATGCGCGAGTAGTAGTGGATCCTATAAAGCAATAACAGATGAGGGTAATGGACAGCTTTCGAGTAGAATCATTTCCAGTCCCGGGGCATATCTTTCGAAAGGAAAGTCTATTAAAGTCGGTCTTAAGCACCAGAAGCCAATGGAGCAGTATGGCTCTATGGACATTGTAAATCCACATGTAGTTCGAGGCATGAAAGGGTTCATTGAAAGGGCCAGAGGGTACGAGAACAACACCTTGAAGGCAAAACTCTCGGAATCCAGTACCGAAAGCAAGAAACCTCAATTGCGAAGACACAATACAAATCAATAG
- the LOC107935367 gene encoding uncharacterized protein, producing the protein MGNCFTHENSYWADEDWGSLVSTHSWHRYDDEINNTEEKVKLLGHGEKIAGNTSEVKLTISKKELEQLVHMMEVQGSTLEQALARMLVDGGGDVYEVEQRRPWKPVLQSIPEVN; encoded by the coding sequence ATGGGGAATTGTTTTACACATGAAAACTCATATTGGGCTGATGAAGATTGGGGTTCTTTGGTGTCAACCCATAGCTGGCATAGATATGATGACGAGATTAACAATACGGAGGAGAAGGTGAAGTTGCTTGGTCATGGTGAAAAGATAGCTGGAAACACCAGTGAGGTGAAGCTAACCATTTCAAAGAAGGAGCTGGAGCAATTGGTACATATGATGGAGGTGCAAGGTTCAACCCTAGAACAAGCCTTGGCCAGGATGTTGGTCGATGGTGGCGGAGATGTCTATGAGGTGGAGCAGCGTCGGCCTTGGAAGCCGGTGCTGCAAAGTATTCCGGAGGTGAACTAG
- the LOC107935402 gene encoding uncharacterized GPI-anchored protein At1g61900 isoform X1 produces the protein MLQLFIFIRGKKEMNAGVSLEHNFSMLLLKLFVVLACFHECLSDPQVHHKGYMLTGRATGDFVPKITPTASPQPFLPLLAPSPLSTFTNSTSPKLSGLCMLNFTAAQSLISITSIDCWAAFAPLLANVICCPQLHATLVILVGQLSKETGVLALNRTLAKPCLSDIEQVLAGQGAGDGLNQVCSIHSSNLTEASCPVKDVDEFENMVNSSELLASCEKIDPVKECCDQVCQGAISDAATRLALKASDPLSMDGPHVLPQHTTRINDCKTVVLRWLASKLDPYHAKEVLRGLTNCNVNKVCPLVFPNMKHVANSCGNGISDQTACCDAMNSYVSHLQKQTLITNLQALDCATSLGLKLQKYNITKDVYSLCHISLKDFSLQVGSQESGCLLPSLPSDATLDKFSGISFICDLNDNIPAQWPSLSLLPASSCNKTIRIPALPAATNAQSGLNTEYIVVYLLVAYSTAIMMLL, from the exons ATG TTACAACTGTTTATCTTCATTAGAGGAAAGAAAGAGATGAATGCTGGCGTGTCTCTTGAGCACAATTTCAGCATGTTGCTGCTTAAGCTGTTTGTGGTTCTTGCCT GCTTCCATGAATGTTTATCCGATCCTCAAGTTCATCATAAAGGTTATATGTTAACCGGTAGAGCAACTGGTGATTTTGTACCTAAAATTACTCCAACGGCATCTCCTCAACCATTTCTTCCTCTACTTGCACCTTCTCCTCTATCAACCTTCACAAATAGCACTTCTCCTAAATTATCGG GACTCTGTATGTTAAATTTCACTGCTGCTCAAAGCTTGATAAGCATTACGTCAATTGATTGTTGGGCTGCATTTGCTCCACTATTGGCAAATGTAATATGTTGTCCACAACTACATGCTACTCTTGTGATTCTTGTTGGTCAATTGAGTAAAGAAACTGGTGTGCTCGCTCTAAACAGAACCCTTGCCAAGCCTTGTTTATCAGATATTGAGCAAGTCTTGGCTGGCCAGGGTGCTGGTGACGGTCTCAATCAAGTTTGTTCGATTCATTCATCAAACCTTACTGAAGCATCTTGTCCCGTAAAAGATGTTGATGAATTTGAGAACATGGTAAACTCTTCTGAGCTTCTTGCTTCATGTGAAAAGATTGATCCTGTTAAAGAATGTTGTGACCAAGTTTGTCAAGGTGCAATATCTGATGCTGCAACAAGACTTGCATTGAAAGCTTCTGATCCTCTAAGCATGGATGGACCTCATGTTTTACCTCAGCACACAACAAGGATAAATGATTGTAAAACCGTTGTGCTTCGATGGTTGGCAAGTAAACTTGACCCTTATCATGCAAAGGAAGTTCTTAGAGGATTAACCAATTGCAATGTTAACAAAG TTTGCCCTCTCGTTTTTCCCAACATGAAGCATGTGGCAAATAGCTGTGGAAACGGAATAAGTGACCAAACAGCTTGTTGTGATGCTATGAATAGCTATGTCTCTCACTTACAAAAGCAGACCCTAATCACCAACTTACAAGCTTTGGACTGTGCTACCTCGTTAGGGTTGAAGCTCCAAAAATACAATATCACCAAAGATGTTTATAGCCTATGTCACATAAGCCTTAAGGATTTCTCTCTTCAAG TCGGAAGTCAAG AATCTGGATGTCTCTTACCAAGCTTACCTTCTGATGCAACATTGGACAAGTTTTCCGGGATCAGTTTCATTTGCGATCTAAATGATAATATTCCAGCTCAATGGCCGTCTCTGTCACTACTGCCAGCTTCATCGTGCAATAAGA CTATCAGAATTCCTGCACTACCTGCCGCCACAAATGCTCAAAGTG GTCTTAACACAGAATATATCGTAGTTTATCTCCTCGTTGCATATTCAACGGCCATAATGATGCTCTTGTAG
- the LOC107935402 gene encoding uncharacterized GPI-anchored protein At1g61900 isoform X2, whose amino-acid sequence MNAGVSLEHNFSMLLLKLFVVLACFHECLSDPQVHHKGYMLTGRATGDFVPKITPTASPQPFLPLLAPSPLSTFTNSTSPKLSGLCMLNFTAAQSLISITSIDCWAAFAPLLANVICCPQLHATLVILVGQLSKETGVLALNRTLAKPCLSDIEQVLAGQGAGDGLNQVCSIHSSNLTEASCPVKDVDEFENMVNSSELLASCEKIDPVKECCDQVCQGAISDAATRLALKASDPLSMDGPHVLPQHTTRINDCKTVVLRWLASKLDPYHAKEVLRGLTNCNVNKVCPLVFPNMKHVANSCGNGISDQTACCDAMNSYVSHLQKQTLITNLQALDCATSLGLKLQKYNITKDVYSLCHISLKDFSLQVGSQESGCLLPSLPSDATLDKFSGISFICDLNDNIPAQWPSLSLLPASSCNKTIRIPALPAATNAQSGLNTEYIVVYLLVAYSTAIMMLL is encoded by the exons ATGAATGCTGGCGTGTCTCTTGAGCACAATTTCAGCATGTTGCTGCTTAAGCTGTTTGTGGTTCTTGCCT GCTTCCATGAATGTTTATCCGATCCTCAAGTTCATCATAAAGGTTATATGTTAACCGGTAGAGCAACTGGTGATTTTGTACCTAAAATTACTCCAACGGCATCTCCTCAACCATTTCTTCCTCTACTTGCACCTTCTCCTCTATCAACCTTCACAAATAGCACTTCTCCTAAATTATCGG GACTCTGTATGTTAAATTTCACTGCTGCTCAAAGCTTGATAAGCATTACGTCAATTGATTGTTGGGCTGCATTTGCTCCACTATTGGCAAATGTAATATGTTGTCCACAACTACATGCTACTCTTGTGATTCTTGTTGGTCAATTGAGTAAAGAAACTGGTGTGCTCGCTCTAAACAGAACCCTTGCCAAGCCTTGTTTATCAGATATTGAGCAAGTCTTGGCTGGCCAGGGTGCTGGTGACGGTCTCAATCAAGTTTGTTCGATTCATTCATCAAACCTTACTGAAGCATCTTGTCCCGTAAAAGATGTTGATGAATTTGAGAACATGGTAAACTCTTCTGAGCTTCTTGCTTCATGTGAAAAGATTGATCCTGTTAAAGAATGTTGTGACCAAGTTTGTCAAGGTGCAATATCTGATGCTGCAACAAGACTTGCATTGAAAGCTTCTGATCCTCTAAGCATGGATGGACCTCATGTTTTACCTCAGCACACAACAAGGATAAATGATTGTAAAACCGTTGTGCTTCGATGGTTGGCAAGTAAACTTGACCCTTATCATGCAAAGGAAGTTCTTAGAGGATTAACCAATTGCAATGTTAACAAAG TTTGCCCTCTCGTTTTTCCCAACATGAAGCATGTGGCAAATAGCTGTGGAAACGGAATAAGTGACCAAACAGCTTGTTGTGATGCTATGAATAGCTATGTCTCTCACTTACAAAAGCAGACCCTAATCACCAACTTACAAGCTTTGGACTGTGCTACCTCGTTAGGGTTGAAGCTCCAAAAATACAATATCACCAAAGATGTTTATAGCCTATGTCACATAAGCCTTAAGGATTTCTCTCTTCAAG TCGGAAGTCAAG AATCTGGATGTCTCTTACCAAGCTTACCTTCTGATGCAACATTGGACAAGTTTTCCGGGATCAGTTTCATTTGCGATCTAAATGATAATATTCCAGCTCAATGGCCGTCTCTGTCACTACTGCCAGCTTCATCGTGCAATAAGA CTATCAGAATTCCTGCACTACCTGCCGCCACAAATGCTCAAAGTG GTCTTAACACAGAATATATCGTAGTTTATCTCCTCGTTGCATATTCAACGGCCATAATGATGCTCTTGTAG